In the genome of Strix uralensis isolate ZFMK-TIS-50842 chromosome 19, bStrUra1, whole genome shotgun sequence, the window TGCACCTCCTTGCCCCTTCCTCCGCCCCCTCCACCTCAAATCTGTAGCAGCACGACCCCGCTTGGCCCCCGGAGCTGCTCCCCACTTCATGCTGCTGCTGAACAAACCCCCCTTGGGTCTGCTGGTCCCCGTCCCATGCTCGGCCTCCGCTCTCCTGCCTTCGTGTGCGTGGGGGTTCCGCTCCAGCCCCGGCCACGTGTGTGCGCCAGGGAGGGGAGGCCGtgcccccccagctgctcccccaCCTCCAGCCGCTGCGGGCAGCCCCCCTCGGACAGCCGCAGCCCCTCGGGGTCCGAGCGGGTGCCCCGCGCCCGCAGGAGCCGTGCCGTGGCCGTGCCTGCCCTCCCGCATGTGCTGCCCGCTGGGTGCTGCCCGCTGGGTGCTGCCCGCTGTGCCCCCTCCCTCACggcccctctccctcccagtgATGTGCCACTGCCAGCGCAGGGGAGCTCAGCTGATCCTGGGCCAGGACGCCCACCTGCACCGCTTCGAGCACGGGGGGGCCGCGCAGGTGGGTGCTGCGGGTGGGGGGGCTCCGGCCCGGGCTGGCGGGGCCTGGTGGTAccggcagcgcaggcagggccaggagggTGGCtggctgctgccctcctctggctaccggggccgggctgggctgcgGCAGCATCACCCGGATGGCCCCGAGCCACAGCGTGGGGCACAAGTGGGGGCTGAGCACACCCGGCGCAGGGCGGGAGGGGACGGAGGGGCAGAGGGTCGAGACCCCCGTGCTGCGTCCCccatcagctctgctctctgccctgCCCCCGGCGCAGGTTGCTGGCGTCCACCCCCAGGTGCTGCCAGACCTGCCAGACGGCACCTTCGACCTGGAGCGGCTGGAGCTGACCATCCGCGAGGCCCACGGCAGCCGGTACCACCCGCGCCCCGAGCTCATCTGCCTGGAGAACACGCACAGCtcggcggggggccgggcgctgcccctCGCCTACCTCCAGCAGGTAGGAGCCcgcaggcagcagctggcagcgGCCCTGCCTGGGCACAGACAGCCAGACCGGGCAGGACGGCACCACCGGGCCTCGCCGGGGAGCTCAGAGCGCGGCTGGTGCGGCCGCCCCGGGggtccctcccagcccagctgctccccccgcctccccccaggTCCGTGGGCTTGCTGGCCGCTACGGGCTGCGGGTGCACATGGACGGGGCGCGGCTGATGAACGCGGCGGTGGCCCAGGACGTGGAGCCGGCTCGGATCGCCCGGCACTGCGACTCCGTGTCCCTCTGCTTCTCCAAGGTGCGCtcgcacggcgggggggggggtgtcccagggcCAGATGGGGCCCTTGAGCGCCCACTTTGCACGCAGGGGCACCCCTGGGCGTGTCTCCgggaggggcaggggcagccccccgGGGTCACCCCTCCCGTGACTCCGCAGGGTCTGGGTGCCCCGGCCGGCGCGGTGCTGGCTGGCCACAGGGAGTTTGTCACTGAGGCCTGGCGTGCGCGGAAGCTGCTGGGCGGGGGGATGCGGCAGGCGGGCGTGCTGGCAGCCGCTGCGCGCCTGGGACTGGAGCGGGCGGAGGCGACGCTGCGCAGAGACCACGACAACGCCCGACGCTTTGCTGAAGGTACCTCGGGGCCCCTCAGCGCGCTGGGAGGTGCGGGCGCCCACAGCCCAACGCCGCGCGCCCTGCCCGGCTCTGCAGGCTTCCGCGCCTGGCTGGGTGCCTCCCCGCGGGAAGCCGGGTGCCAGGCTCATGCCCTGCCTCCCCCAGGCATCCAGGAGCTGAACTTGCCCGTCTGCTCTGTCAACCTGGCAGCGGTGGAGACGAACATCGTGATGGTGAGCATCAGGGGGGGCTGGCCGTCCCCCGCAGAGCTCTGCCAGCACTTGCGGGCAGTGAGCGAGGAGGAGTTGGCCGAGACCGGCCAGGCCGTCAGCGTCCTGCTGTTCCCCTGGTCGGCACACGCCGTGCGCGCGGTCTGGCACCGCGACGTCTCGGCCCGCGACACTGAGCTCGCAAAGAACAAGCTGGAGTTTGTGGCCAGGAAGTGTCAGGAGAAGCTGGCCCAGGGATTGCGCCCGACTCCTCCGAGCGCGGGGGGAGCCTGAGcatcctcccagccccagcccgggcgcagctgcctcctcctggctgctgcaggcaaGCTGGCAGGCGGCAGCAAAGGGGCTGGGACCAGCCACAGCCTGCTCCGGGCACATTCCCAACCAGCTGCAGCACAACACCCAACCCCGCCTGCAGCCCTGCAAACCAGCGTCAGCCCAGCCCACCCtggggagcccccagcccagtCCTGCAGCGGGACACACGCCCAGAGGGACAGAGGGGTGCACCCACATCTCACGCCACCACCCAGACCCCTCTGAGGCAGCGTCCCTGCCTCACAGATCACCCAGCAAATGCACCCGCAGAGCACCCTCTAgtcctctgcagcagctctgctttggtAACTCGTGTCCCGCAGCACCCAAAAGCAGAGGCAGGTACCCCCCGCCCCAAAGGCCATGCGCTGCGCCTGGCCCCTGCGTGCCACACACGTGCACGGGCACTTCAGCGGGGAGACAGAGCCCCAGGGATGCTCAGGGCGCAAAATAAACGTGTTCTGGCAGCGCTGTGGCTGTGCAGGATGTTTTCTCCCAAGTGTGCTCCTCTCCTGGCCATGCAGCAGGGACATCATCGCAGCCCAGAGGTCCCCACTGGGGGCCAAGTGCTCCTGGGGACATGGGAGCGTCTCAGCCACAGGGCCACTGCACAGCAGTGCCAGTCTGTATCGGGGCAAGACTGGCCCAGGGGCACAAGCCCAGC includes:
- the LOC141952349 gene encoding uncharacterized protein LOC141952349 isoform X1, yielding MLAARGLRRGRLPAAGPGNGPVRPRGPPRTVDLRSDTVTRPCVGMRRAMARAALGDDDYGEDPTVNELQRRAAGLLGMEEALFVPTATMANLIAAARPRLAPGAAPHFMLLLNKPPLGLLVPVPCSASALLPSLMCHCQRRGAQLILGQDAHLHRFEHGGAAQVAGVHPQVLPDLPDGTFDLERLELTIREAHGSRYHPRPELICLENTHSSAGGRALPLAYLQQVRGLAGRYGLRVHMDGARLMNAAVAQDVEPARIARHCDSVSLCFSKGLGAPAGAVLAGHREFVTEAWRARKLLGGGMRQAGVLAAAARLGLERAEATLRRDHDNARRFAEGIQELNLPVCSVNLAAVETNIVMVSIRGGWPSPAELCQHLRAVSEEELAETGQAVSVLLFPWSAHAVRAVWHRDVSARDTELAKNKLEFVARKCQEKLAQGLRPTPPSAGGA
- the LOC141952349 gene encoding uncharacterized protein LOC141952349 isoform X2, with protein sequence MLAARGLRRGRLPAAGPGNGPVRPRGPPRTVDLRSDTVTRPCVGMRRAMARAALGDDDYGEDPTVNELQRRAAGLLGMEEALFVPTATMANLIAVMCHCQRRGAQLILGQDAHLHRFEHGGAAQVAGVHPQVLPDLPDGTFDLERLELTIREAHGSRYHPRPELICLENTHSSAGGRALPLAYLQQVRGLAGRYGLRVHMDGARLMNAAVAQDVEPARIARHCDSVSLCFSKGLGAPAGAVLAGHREFVTEAWRARKLLGGGMRQAGVLAAAARLGLERAEATLRRDHDNARRFAEGIQELNLPVCSVNLAAVETNIVMVSIRGGWPSPAELCQHLRAVSEEELAETGQAVSVLLFPWSAHAVRAVWHRDVSARDTELAKNKLEFVARKCQEKLAQGLRPTPPSAGGA